CCCGACGTGCTGGTGTCGCTGGCGGCGCCCAAGCGCTGCGCCGGCCGCTTCTCCGGGCGCCACCACTTCGTGGCCGGCAGGTTCGTGCCCGACGACGTGCGCCGCAAGTTCGCGCTGCGCCTGCCGAGCTACACTGGCACCGACTGCGTGGTGGCGCTGTGAGCGCCCCCCGCGCCCACGCGGCCGGACCCCGGCCAATAAACAGACGTCCCGCTGCCACCTCGCCTCCGCCTCCTCTGTGCACCGAGCTCGGGCGGGGTGCGCAAACCCGGGGGGGACTTCTCACTGGCTCCTGGCGGCCCAaagtgggagggcaggagggtaGACATAGGGTGGGACTTCCCGCTGGCCTCCGAGAAAACTGGAGCCAGAAAAGTGGAGGGTAGATTCAGAGTGGGACTTCCAGCCTGCTGGAGTAGGGGGTGGTGTAAAGCCACCTGGATCGAAGTTAGACTCGACGGAGGACTTAGAGTCGCCTAAAGAGCAGCCTAAAGCAGGAGGGCTGGGGCAGCTTCAGGCTCGATTCCAAGAGGCACTTCCCGCAGGCAGCTTGGAACCCAACGTGGAGAATGGAGGGTGGGCTGAAGGAGGGACTTCCAGCAGGCGACGGGGAACGCAGGCCAGCCCGAGGGCGGAGGCACAGACGGACGCACGAGAGGGGCGACCCAGAGAGGTTGCTCGCGCATCAAAGTCACCCAGGGCAGAAGAGGGTCGCTTGGACGGGGCGGGGCCTGGACGGGGCGGGGCCTGCGGTCGCGTCCgcccccaccctcagccccagcGGCCGCCAGACCTCCGGGAGTCCGACCCGAGCTCGCCGCAGAGCCTAGACCCTTCCTCGGACGCTTGGATCCGGCCATGGCGTCACTGCCACCACTACTCTGCCTCTTTGTCGCCGCCGCGCACCTGGCGGGGGCCCGAGGTGAGGcgctcccagcccccagcccccagcccagccccctagGCGCCCGGCCGTCTGGCAGCGGGCCTGGGATGCAGCCGCGCCTGGAGAGACAGCCGAGGGACCTTCCCCAGGCCTGGGTCCCCTTCGCCAgcctggggtggagggaggaggcgaTGGGGAGACAGAGCCCTGGGACCAACTAGGGCGGGGAGGGGACCttctctgctctctgctctccttgaaGAGACGGGAGGGGTACCCGGAGTGTGGATCTGAACTTCAGGTTTCTCTGGGTTTCCAGGGGCCGCGGGGCGCCCGTCTCAGCCCCAGCGTTTGGACCCCGAAGCACCCGGTCCTGGCCCCAGGATGATGGGGTCAGAGCCGTCCCCTCTCACTCCCCCCTCCCAACTCCTCccctcttccacacacacaccactcagaAAAGAAATTCCCGTTTCTGGAACACTCAGGGCCGGAGCGGGGGAACTGggcccatttctcagatgaggagactgaggctctgagagggaaGGGACTTGTCTGAGGTCATTGCCCAGTCTGGCTATCTCAGATAACATGAGGCCAGAGAAGCCAGGCTAGATTCCAAGGCCTTCCCACTGGCAGCTTGGATGGAAGGTAGACTGAGGGAGCGAATTCCAGAGGCAAATGGATGAAGCGGAATGCAGCTCAACCTGAGGGCAGAGGCACAGCCCACGGAACTCATGACCACCGAACACACCCAGGGGAGAAGTGGGTCTGGGGGAGCAGATGGACACAGACTTCCCCAGCCCatggagttggggctgggtcagagggaggggtggggctgTGGGAGACTGGGGTGGAGGGTCATGGggagccttcctggaggagggggtgctgcAGTCCTTGGGATCAGCCAGAGCTGGGTTCtggcttctcagagcctcagttttctcctctgcgaGATGGGGATGATCGTGGCAGCACCTTGCATAAAAAGAGCTCACAGTGGTCTCCATCAGCGCTTGGCCTTCCCCTCACTCCTCACCCCTTCCACAGGCACCATCCCCAATGAGGAGCCCACAGCAATTGCATGGGCCTTTGAGGGTCCACCGTTGCGCCCTAGCCAGCCATCACCAGCCCTGGAGGACTGGGAAGGTGAGTCAGCCTGGGTccaagtcctggctctgctgtggACTTGCTGTGTGAGCTCTGGCTGGTGGGGTCACGTGAGGAGGGGACACAAGCTGGGTGAAGAGCCGGAGTCCCTGGACATGGCAGCCCCTGGAATGGTGCCCCAAGAGGTCTAAGTTTTAGGAGCAGGGAGGTGAGAGTCCAGGCTGTTTGTCAAGGAGGAaaaagaggtgggggtgggggtggggggatgggacAACCTGCCCACATCAGTCAGAGAAGCAGGAGTTCTGGAACCTAGGGTCTCTAGTTTCTGGGCCAGGAAAGTTGCTCTTGAGTCAGGAAAGGAATGAGCACTCCCTGGGGAATGGATGGAAGCAGGAGCTGACCTGTGGGAGGCCAGCCCCTTCCTGCCTGTGGCTTCTGTGAAACAGAGGCTGCCTGGTGGGTTCAGTGGGCAGTGAGCAAGGTCCCAGCTAGCGCTaacgggggggcggggggggctgcCAGGCAGCAGAAAGTCATAGCTAGGGCTGGTCTCAGGCTCCTCCTGCTGCTTTTATATCTCCTCACACCTCAGGGGTTCTGAATTCTGAGGGCGGGGGCGAGATCTCAGCGTGCACTGATGGGCAAGCTCAGGCATTGGGCGGAACCAGGGCTGATGCAAGGGGCGGCCAACGTCCTGTGACCACTTTACAGCTCCTTCTGCCCTAGAGGGTTCTGGATCTGGGAGGGGTCGTGGGCGGGCTGGGCTATCCCGTGCTCCTGGAGGGTGAGGAGGATCCGGCTTAGACAGCAGGTAAGGAAGGCCCTTACCACGCAAAACAGAGTGGACAGGCCACGGCCCGGGCCCCTGCATGCACTGATGGGGCCCGACAGGCTGTGGCCGGGGTCCCAGCGCGTGCGGTGCCCGCAGAGGCCAGCGAGTGGACGTCCTGGTTCAACGTGGACCACCCGGGCGGCGACGGAGACTTCGAGAGCCTGGCTGCCATTCGCTTCTATTACGGTCCGGCGCGCGTGTGTCCCCAGCCGTTAGCGCTGGAGGCGCGCACCACCGACTGGGCCCTGCCGTCTGCCGTCGGCGAGCGCGTGCACTTGAACCCCACGCGCGGTTTCTGGTGTCTCAACCGCGAGCAGCCGCGCGGCCGCCGCTGCTCCAACTACCACGTGCGCTTCCGCTGCCCGCTCGGTGAGGGCGGGGACCAGGAGGGGCGGGGCCTTGATGGTGGGCGGGGCTACGGAGGGGCGGGGCCGATATAAGTGATACTGGGGAGCGGGCAGGACCGGATTGGGGCGGGGCCTTAGAAGGGAAGGGCTGGGAAAAACCGAGTCCCAGCTGCGGGCAGGGAGAGGTCCTCAGGAGCGCTTCTCCCTGTCACTGCCCTCAGTTGCTCATCTGTAACAGTTCCGTTTTGTGGGAGCGTGTTTTGAGCCCCAAATATGTGCGGGGCGCAGGGAGAACACCAGGGCTAACCTCGGGAGCTTATCTGGGGGGCGGGGCGGGACCGCAACTGCACCTTCGACAGGTGCGCCTGGGGGAGCACCGATGGAGGCAGTGGGCAAGACTTCTCTCTGAAGTACCTGCCTCAGAGGCCCGTGGCGGGGCGTCCTCCAGTCCTGCATTGTCACCAGATTTCCAGGAGGCGCAGTCCCTGGAGTGGGCGGCCGCCTgaccctcctctccctgccctcctcgcAGAGGCCGCGTGGGGCTCGTGGGGCCCGTGGGGCCCCTGTTCAGGGAGCTGCGGGCCAGGCCGTCGTctgcgccgccgccgctgcccaaGCCCCGCTGGGGATGCGTGTCCCGGGCGTCCCCTGGAGGCACGGAAGTGTGTGCGGTCTCCGTGCCCAGGTAGGAGGGGCGGAGCCTGGAGGAGAGGGTTGGGTAGAGGCGGGGCCAGgatgtggaggggaggggcctgTTGAGAGACGTACCTAGAGGGGAAGGGCTAGTTGAGGTGGAGCCTGATGGGGCGGGGCTTGGAGGGACGAGGTGGAGCTTGGGTACAAGGGCGGGGCCTGGAGGGCCCGAACTTGGTCCACAAGGAGACCcgcccttccttcccttctgggCCCTGGAGGAGTACTGGTGAGCAAGTACATCTGGACGGGTGGACGCCACGGGGGTTGTGTCCAGGCATGGGCAGATCTGAGAGGGTGCTCCCTCTGTGTACGCGGCCGAGTATGTGGATGGCCCGGTGGACGTGGACACACACAGAAGACGGCTCACACTCTTGGGGTGCACACACGCGTGGCATTCACAGCCCCGCCTGTCCCCCACGCCCACGCGGACACGCGTTCACACCCTGGCAGACACGATGCCCAGGCCCTCCCAGGGCCAGACACCAGGCCAGCCAGGAGGCAACTGGAAATTCCGATCCGGCCTGGGCTCCACAAACACAGTCTGGAGACTGGGCCGGCAGAGCCGGCGGCAGGGTGGGGGAGCACAGTAGCCAATGGGGTGGTGGGGTCCCCACCCTGCCCAGCCTGGCTCTGCCCTCCCGGCGCCTCTCTCCTGAAGTTTCCAgtggaattttccattttatggagAAACCGCGGgattgggaggggagggagatgtTCTGGGCCCAAGACCCAGTCCCCCGCTGGGCCCCCAGCCCCTGTCTGGACATTTTCTCGCATCCTGGGAGGAGTCTCTCTGCCTTGAGAGAGTCACTTCTCCTGTTCCCTCCTCCAGATCATCTTCCTCACTGCTCTGGACCCCAGGTTCCTCCCCTTAGCCCAGCCCTGAGCACTCAGCCTCACGTCCCCCCCTCATACTAGGGGCTGCTCCAAGCCGGGTCATGCTGAGGCCTCTGAGGGGCACAAGATGGGGGGGTGTCTAGGTACTGTTGCTGAGTGACTGACAAAGTGGAAAGCCCTCCCCAGGAGGGGGTGAAGAGGCTCCTCTGTCTCCCTGTATCTCTCCTCCCAGGGTGTAGTCCCAAAACCTGCGGGTGTCCTGACCACATCCTCCTGGGCTTGGTAGTCACCCCATCTGGCCGACCACTGCCAGGAGCCAGGGTCTCCCTGCGAGACTGGCCTGGCACCATGACCACCAGTGATGCCCATGGAACCTTCCAGATGCCTGGAGTCTGTGCCAGCAGCCAGGCCAACATCAGTGCCCAAATGGACGGCTTCTCTGCAGGCATGGCCCAGGCCCAAGCCAATGGCTCCATATCCGCTCTGGTCACTGTCGTCCTTAATAAGTTGGGTAAGAGCCTCATGACAAGGAGGTTGAGGGGGCTGAGGAACTGGGGAGGAAATTCTGGGTGACACCAATCACTTGGGATAATGTGATGCAAAATGAGGTCACAAGGGAAAGAAATAAGATGTGACAGTCATTGGAGAAGACGCAAGGTGAGACATGGAGTTGCAGAGGGAAGCATTAAGGTGAGGCACTGTCTGGAGCAGATGTGCCGTGAACTTGAAGGGCGGAGGATCATCAGAAAAGGCGTAGGTGAAATAGGTCATCCCTGGAAGAAAAAGGATGGGCCTTGCTCTTGGGAAGAGTCATTGGGAGAAGCTCGGATGGGACAAGGCCCTGACCTTTGCCGCCTTTATCCCCAGAGAAGCCCTACCTAGTGAAGCACCCTGAGTCCCGTGTTCGAGAGGCTGGCCAGAATGTGACCTTCTGCTGCAAAGCCTCGGGCACCCCCATGCCCAAGAAATACTTCTGGTGAGCACCCCGCCCCATGCTCGAGGGCCTTGCGCCCCGCTCTGGGGTTGGATGGGGTCCCTGTGATATGCGGTGCGGCAGAGACCCGGAGGGAGCTGCTCTGCAAACTCGCTGGGCtgcctgtggggtgggggtggatgcAGCCCCTCCCCTGTGCCAAGGGTACCCATGGTGTTGCTCCCCCACTACCCAGGTTCCACAATGGGACCTTGCTGGACAGGCGAACACACAGGTACGGGGCCCATCTGGAGCTGCGGGGGCTGCGCCCAGACCAGGCAGGCACCTACCACTGCAAAGCGTGGAATGACGCGGGCGCTGTGCGCTCGGGCACTGCCCGGCTCACTGTGCTTGGTGAGCATCCTCAGCCCCCAACCCTGAGCAAGCCCTGACACTGAACTAACTACTGACTTCAGCCAAAACTCAACCCCAAAGGAGCCCCAACTTCAGTCTGATCTCTGACCTCACTGAGTCTGATCCAAGGCCCCCACTGAGCCCCTGGGTTGAACTCTTGACCCCAGTCCAGGCACCCAACCTTGGCCTCAATGGAGGTCTCCTCCTTATGCTGATCTGGCTAATTTCttgctccccagccccaggccagccAGCCTGCGACCCCCTGCCTCGTGAGCACCTGATTAAACTCCCAGAGGACTGCAGTCAGCTGGGCAGCGGCCCTGCCTACCTGGACGTGGGCCTCTGCCCCTAtaccctctgccccagccccgcAGGCTCAAGCCACCGATGTGGGGATGCCGGTTCCCGCTGCTGCTCCGTGCGCCGCCTGGAGAGCAAGGAGATCCGATGCTCCAGCTATGTCCTCCCTGTCAAGGTGGTAGCTGAGTGTGGCTGCCAGAAATGTCTGCCCCCTCGGGGGCTGGTCCGGGGACGTGTGGTGGCCGCTGACTCTGGGGAGCCCCTGCACTTTGCGAGAATCCTGCTGGGCCAAGAGCCCATCGGATTCACGTCTTACCAGGGTGACTTCACCATCGAGGTGCCGCCTTCCACCCAGCGGCTGCTGGTGACTTTCATGGACCCCAGCGGCGAGTTCATGGACACTGTGAGGGTCCTGCCTTTTGATCCTCGAGGTGCGGGTGTGTACCACGAGGTCAAGGCCATGCGAAAGAAAGCCCCAGTCATCTTAGATGCCAGCCAGAGCAACACGATCTCACTCGGGGAGCTGGAAGACCAGGCCCCCTTGGGCGAGCTGGTCCTCCCGCCGGGAGCCTTCCGCAGAGCCAACGGTGAACCCTACTCGGGGGCTGTGGAGGCCCGGGTGACGTTCGTGGACCCCCGAGATCtcaccgccgccaccgccgccccCAGCGACCTGCGCTTCGTGGACAGCGACGGCGAGTTGGCCCCGCTCCGCACCTACGGCATGTTCTCAGTGGACCTCCGTGCCCCCGGCTCTGCGGAGCAGCTGCAGGCGGGGCCCGTGGCCGTGCGCGTGGCCGCCAGCCAGATCCGCATGGCAGGCCACGTGGAGGCCCTCAAGCTGTGGTCGCTGAACCCCGACACCGGCTTGTGGGAGGAGGAGAGCGGCTTCCAGCGCCAGGGGTCAGCGGCCACTCGGGTCCGCCGGGAGGAGCGAGTCTTCCTGGTGGGCAACGTGGAGATCCGGGAGCGGCGGCTGTTCAACCTGGACGTGCCGGAGCGCCGCCGCTGCTTCGTGAAGGTGCGCGCCTACGCCAACGACAAGTTCACCCCCAACGAGCAGGTGGAGGGCGTGGTGGTCACGCTGGTCAACCTGGAGCCCGCCCCCGGCTTCTCCGCCAACCCCCGCGCCTGGGGCCGCTTCGACAGCGCCGTCACCGGCCCCAACGGCGCCTGCCTCCCCGCCTTCTGCGACGCCGACCGGCCCGACGCCTACACGGCCCTCGTCACGGCCAGCCTGGGCGGGGAGGAGCTGGAGCCGGCGCCCTCCCGACCCCGCCCGCTCCCGGCCACCGTGGGCGTTGCCCAGCCCTACCTGGACAGGCTGGGTTACCGCCGCACCGACCACGACGACCCCGCCCTCAAACGCAACGGCTTCCGCATCAACCTGGCCAAACCCAGGCCTGGCGACCCCGCCGAGGCCAATGGCCCCGTGTACCCGTGGCGCAGCTTTCGGGAGTGCCAGGAGGCCCCGGTGACCGCCAGCCACTTCCGCTTCGCGCGCGTGGAGGTGGACAAATACGAGTACAATGTGGTCCCATTTCGCGAGGATGCTCCAGCCTCCTGGAGCGGAGATCTCCTGGCCTGGTGGCCCAACCCACAGGAGTTCCGGGCCTGCTTCCTCAAGGTGAAGATCCAGGGCCCCCAGGAGTACATGGTTCGTTCCCACAATGCAGGGGGCAGCCACCCGCGCACCCAGGGCCAGCTCTACGGGCTTCGGGATGTCCGCAGCGTCCGGGACCCGGAGCGCCCTAGCACATCAGCTGCCTGCGTGGAGTTCAAGTGCAGCGGCATGCTGTTCGACCAGCGACAGGTGGACAGAACGCTAGTGACCATCATGCCCCAGGGCAGCTGCCGTCGAGTGGCCATCAACGGGCTCCTGCAGGATTACTTGGCCCGGCACCCCCCGCCAGCGCCGGCTGATGACCCCACTGCCTTTGCCATGCTGGCCCCGCTGGACCCTCTTGGTCACAACTACGGTGTCTACACGGTCACTGACCAGAGCCCAAGGCTGGCCAAGGAGATCGCCATCGGCCGCTGCTTTGATGGCTCCTCCGACGGCTTCTCGAGGGAGATGAAGGCTGACGCTGGCACCGCCGTCACCTTCCACTGCCAGGAGCCGCTGGCTGGCCGGCCCAGCCTCTTCCAGAGGCTGCTAGAGTCCCCGGCGGTAGCACTTGGTGACATCCGCAGGGAGATGGGCGAGGTGTCCCGGGCACAAGCCCGAGGCACGGGTCCCTTGCGCACCCGCCGTGGCAGGGCCCGGCAGTGACCTGGGCCCCAGCCTCACTCCTATGCCTTGCTCTGGAGTGCTCTGTCCCCAGAAGTCTTAGCCCCTTCTCCAGACGCTCCCTTCCCAGGTTTCTGGACCCTCCTGCCCCCCTGCCCAGAATTCAGAGTCAAGTCTGATGGTGGAAACGCCAGGCAGCTTATTGTTGCTGTATGACATGCAATGGAGTTCGCCCTGACTGTGGGAGCCAGTGACCTGGGAGGCCATTGGACAGGCGTctggctgaggcccagagggaatCGCTCCCAGCTCACCTGCCGGCTCTGATTGCATGTGTCTTTCGACCCCgatttcagatcttctgcccCTTGCGATTTCTGAACTTTGGCCTGAGCTCCCTCTGCGTGTCACTGAGCTGGGTTCTTTATTGGGTCCTCTGCCCCAAGCTTTGTTCTTGGGGTTATTTATTGAAACAGCCTGTGGGGCTGGTCATGGGGGTGAGTGGGGGGGTCTGGGCCCAGTGAAGGTCTGGGGCAGGGGCTTCTTggctctggggctggggaggcacGATTCTCACATGTTTGGTGCTTGGAGACCCCCCCAGGGGGGTCGGGGCAGGGAGCCAATTAAAGATGCTT
The Diceros bicornis minor isolate mBicDic1 chromosome 20, mDicBic1.mat.cur, whole genome shotgun sequence genome window above contains:
- the CILP2 gene encoding cartilage intermediate layer protein 2 isoform X1; protein product: MASLPPLLCLFVAAAHLAGARGTIPNEEPTAIAWAFEGPPLRPSQPSPALEDWEEASEWTSWFNVDHPGGDGDFESLAAIRFYYGPARVCPQPLALEARTTDWALPSAVGERVHLNPTRGFWCLNREQPRGRRCSNYHVRFRCPLEAAWGSWGPWGPCSGSCGPGRRLRRRRCPSPAGDACPGRPLEARKCVRSPCPGCSPKTCGCPDHILLGLVVTPSGRPLPGARVSLRDWPGTMTTSDAHGTFQMPGVCASSQANISAQMDGFSAGMAQAQANGSISALVTVVLNKLEKPYLVKHPESRVREAGQNVTFCCKASGTPMPKKYFWFHNGTLLDRRTHRYGAHLELRGLRPDQAGTYHCKAWNDAGAVRSGTARLTVLAPGQPACDPLPREHLIKLPEDCSQLGSGPAYLDVGLCPYTLCPSPAGSSHRCGDAGSRCCSVRRLESKEIRCSSYVLPVKVVAECGCQKCLPPRGLVRGRVVAADSGEPLHFARILLGQEPIGFTSYQGDFTIEVPPSTQRLLVTFMDPSGEFMDTVRVLPFDPRGAGVYHEVKAMRKKAPVILDASQSNTISLGELEDQAPLGELVLPPGAFRRANGEPYSGAVEARVTFVDPRDLTAATAAPSDLRFVDSDGELAPLRTYGMFSVDLRAPGSAEQLQAGPVAVRVAASQIRMAGHVEALKLWSLNPDTGLWEEESGFQRQGSAATRVRREERVFLVGNVEIRERRLFNLDVPERRRCFVKVRAYANDKFTPNEQVEGVVVTLVNLEPAPGFSANPRAWGRFDSAVTGPNGACLPAFCDADRPDAYTALVTASLGGEELEPAPSRPRPLPATVGVAQPYLDRLGYRRTDHDDPALKRNGFRINLAKPRPGDPAEANGPVYPWRSFRECQEAPVTASHFRFARVEVDKYEYNVVPFREDAPASWSGDLLAWWPNPQEFRACFLKVKIQGPQEYMVRSHNAGGSHPRTQGQLYGLRDVRSVRDPERPSTSAACVEFKCSGMLFDQRQVDRTLVTIMPQGSCRRVAINGLLQDYLARHPPPAPADDPTAFAMLAPLDPLGHNYGVYTVTDQSPRLAKEIAIGRCFDGSSDGFSREMKADAGTAVTFHCQEPLAGRPSLFQRLLESPAVALGDIRREMGEVSRAQARGTGPLRTRRGRARQ
- the CILP2 gene encoding cartilage intermediate layer protein 2 isoform X2 — protein: MASLPPLLCLFVAAAHLAGARGTIPNEEPTAIAWAFEGPPLRPSQPSPALEDWEEAAWGSWGPWGPCSGSCGPGRRLRRRRCPSPAGDACPGRPLEARKCVRSPCPGCSPKTCGCPDHILLGLVVTPSGRPLPGARVSLRDWPGTMTTSDAHGTFQMPGVCASSQANISAQMDGFSAGMAQAQANGSISALVTVVLNKLEKPYLVKHPESRVREAGQNVTFCCKASGTPMPKKYFWFHNGTLLDRRTHRYGAHLELRGLRPDQAGTYHCKAWNDAGAVRSGTARLTVLAPGQPACDPLPREHLIKLPEDCSQLGSGPAYLDVGLCPYTLCPSPAGSSHRCGDAGSRCCSVRRLESKEIRCSSYVLPVKVVAECGCQKCLPPRGLVRGRVVAADSGEPLHFARILLGQEPIGFTSYQGDFTIEVPPSTQRLLVTFMDPSGEFMDTVRVLPFDPRGAGVYHEVKAMRKKAPVILDASQSNTISLGELEDQAPLGELVLPPGAFRRANGEPYSGAVEARVTFVDPRDLTAATAAPSDLRFVDSDGELAPLRTYGMFSVDLRAPGSAEQLQAGPVAVRVAASQIRMAGHVEALKLWSLNPDTGLWEEESGFQRQGSAATRVRREERVFLVGNVEIRERRLFNLDVPERRRCFVKVRAYANDKFTPNEQVEGVVVTLVNLEPAPGFSANPRAWGRFDSAVTGPNGACLPAFCDADRPDAYTALVTASLGGEELEPAPSRPRPLPATVGVAQPYLDRLGYRRTDHDDPALKRNGFRINLAKPRPGDPAEANGPVYPWRSFRECQEAPVTASHFRFARVEVDKYEYNVVPFREDAPASWSGDLLAWWPNPQEFRACFLKVKIQGPQEYMVRSHNAGGSHPRTQGQLYGLRDVRSVRDPERPSTSAACVEFKCSGMLFDQRQVDRTLVTIMPQGSCRRVAINGLLQDYLARHPPPAPADDPTAFAMLAPLDPLGHNYGVYTVTDQSPRLAKEIAIGRCFDGSSDGFSREMKADAGTAVTFHCQEPLAGRPSLFQRLLESPAVALGDIRREMGEVSRAQARGTGPLRTRRGRARQ